TAACCGCTCTCTTCCCCCGAGCTTTTCAGCAATAGGCCGCAAGAGGAATCCACCCCTTCCAAAAGGCCGTTCTGCCGTGCCAGTTCGTAATCCCGCTCCGTAATAAAGGTACGGGCCTGAAAAACGCGGTATAGGTCTTCTGCGGAATAAACGGACACATTAGCACAGGAACTGAACTCACCTGGATAATCCGGCCGCTCCAAGCGGTATTCCACCTCGAAGGTTTCCGCGGGGCTTACGCGCACATGGCCGTATGCAGGAGCTTCCGGGGCGTTCCGCAAGTCCCACTGGAGATTAACAGGGGCGTCGTAAAAAAGGGTTTCTTCGGGAACACCGACCTCGCGGCGCAAGGCCAAGAAAAACGGCAGGGCGGAACCATCCATCAGGGGGACTTCGGGCACAGAACTTGCGTCACCTTCCACAGGCACATCCACCACAAAACTGCGCCCCGGCCACATCAAGAATACCGGCGCCAAATGCTCCGGCGTAGAGAGCGCAAGCCCGCCGCACTTGTCATTTATGCCGCCTGCCACAGCGGTCCTGTAGATGGCCGTGCGCCGCGACTCAAATTCCAGCGCATCAAAAACCTTGACCTGACTCGTACTGTAAAAAAATTTGCCACCCACCCGCCATTCTACGCACGAAGACTTCTGCGAATCTCTTTTGAGAATTTCCACAGCTACGGAAGCTTCGGCATAACTCAAACTGCAAGATTTAAAAGAAAGCTTGCCGGACATTTACATTTCCGTCGTCTTTACCCATTCTTGTCCATTGCAAGAATAGGCATAAATCACAGTTCCAGCATTCTTTGTACTACAAATTGCACCCAGTGCATAACTTATTTCATCAAGCGAATAATACCATTTTTTGTCATAACACAATACATTCACAGTTCCATTGACACCTGTTGTATATGGAGTCCAAAAAAATTCTTCTTTTTCGCCTTGATTGTCTTCTGTACATTCCCCTTTTTTTGAAATAATATAGGTTTCAACAGCATCCGCCTCTGTTGATTCATTCCACCGACCTTCTTTACAAGTATAACTGAATCCTTGATTTGGACCATCAGGAATGGTTACAATCTTACCGTCTAATTCTGTATCGCAGGGTGTTCCAACGTTGATTTCTTGCCAGATTCCTTTATAACACATTGAATTAATTTCTTGAGATATCAAATAGTCTTCTATACCATCATGAAAATAAAAAAATGCAAGTAACATTTCTTCTTGATTGTCTTTTGTACATGCACCCATTTGTTCCGTCGAAATAAAATCTATTAGCTCTTCCTTTGTCGGCGAGCGCCACTCCCCACTAGCACATGTAAAGTAATAGTTTTTCCCATTCTCCTCATTTCTGTAATAGCTTGTTTTTCCTTCAATATCAGAATTGCAAACGCCAATTAAAAGTTCAAAAGCATTACGCCTTCTCCATGACCCATTATCACAAACAATGGAATCTCCATCAACCACTTCAACAGTCTTATTACGAGATTTATTGCAATAATCACCTACTGAATACTCTAGATTAATACAACGGATGGAAAAACTTTCCATTCCATCTCCCCAAAATGCATTCACTTCTATTGTATCAGAATCAAAAGACATTTTATATTGAAAATATGGTGCAGTTTTAAAGGTGTTATTTTTGTCCCAAGCCCAGAAACGGGTGTCATCGTGTACAAAAATTCCCTCATCCCAGCGACTTCCAGCAGGCAATGCCGAAAAACGAAAATCGTCTTTTCCAACTGCTACGGCTGTTCGCATTCCTATAACTGTACCTTTTGAAGGCCATCCATCCTTTGCCTTAAGGCTTTTCCCAACCCCTTCTCCACCATTATTTGCCTTTACATATTCAAATAAAGTATTCCACTGCGTTTCAGATGGGATGACCCAACCCGTCGGGCACAAATCATCATTCAACAAAACATCATGCCCATTATTTTTGGAACCCGGATAGAGTCTTCCGTACTTATCGCAATAAACACCTGCATCATCTTGCGGGCAAACACTTTCGTTAGTAATGTAATTTAGATTCTGCGCCATCCATAGTTGCTTTCCTATAACAACTTGCTTGTAGACTTGTTTATCCCTATTATCAACAAAGGTTTCACCAACATTCCAATCAAATTCCTCTTCAAGAGACTTTGAACTGCTTGAGATTATTTCTGAACTAGAGGAATGGTCTTTTTTTGAATTTGAAGATGTATCCTTTTTTGAATCTGAGGAAATTTCTTTCTCTATTTCCCCACTTAGTTCATCGTCATTTGAGCTTGTGCTACTAGAACTGCTACATGCTTCAAGGAAAAAAATGGCGAAAAGCACAACAAGTCCAAGCACAGATTTCCATCTGAAGTTCATTTTCACCTCTTTCACTTTTTCCCGAGTTGTTTCAGGCGAACCATGCAACGGCGCCACAGGTCTATTTCCAGAGCGGGGAATCCAGAAACGGTCTTGCCGTCGGGCACATTGCGGGTCACTCCCGCCTTGGCCGCCACCCTCACATTCTTGCCGATGGTAATGTGGTCCGCCACCTTGGCGGCCCCCGCAAATTCGGAACCGTCCCCAACGGTAACGGAGCCCGCCAGCGCCGACTGTGACGCCATAAACACGTGGTTCCCTACCTTGCAGTTGTGGGCGATTTCGACCATAGAGTCAAAATGGCTGTCGTTTCCGATGGAGGTTGGAGCCAAAAAGCCTGCCGCCACCACGGTATTGGCGCCAAAGCTGCAGCGATCCCCTATGCGGACCCCCGCCAAGTGGGGAATCATGCGACGCTTGCCCTGATATTCGTAAAAACCGAAACCTCGGGAGCCTATAACCGCTCCCGCCTGAAAGATACAGTCTTCGCCAATCTTTACATGGGGGTAAATAGTCACGGAAGATTCTAGAACGCAGTTCGCGCCCAGTTCTGCACCGGCCATCACCACGCAGTGGGGGCCGATACGGCAACCTTTACCGACTATGCCCTCCACCACCGCCGTGGGGTGAATCCGGGCGGCACCGTTCATACC
The nucleotide sequence above comes from Fibrobacter sp.. Encoded proteins:
- a CDS encoding UDP-3-O-acyl-N-acetylglucosamine deacetylase, with product MSGKLSFKSCSLSYAEASVAVEILKRDSQKSSCVEWRVGGKFFYSTSQVKVFDALEFESRRTAIYRTAVAGGINDKCGGLALSTPEHLAPVFLMWPGRSFVVDVPVEGDASSVPEVPLMDGSALPFFLALRREVGVPEETLFYDAPVNLQWDLRNAPEAPAYGHVRVSPAETFEVEYRLERPDYPGEFSSCANVSVYSAEDLYRVFQARTFITERDYELARQNGLLEGVDSSCGLLLKSSGEESGYRVAEEPALHKILDLVGDLTFAFPALPRIRVEILNGGHASHRQILEVVLPYLQKVV
- a CDS encoding UDP-3-O-(3-hydroxymyristoyl)glucosamine N-acyltransferase, which gives rise to MKPVLFSTVREWLSAEGLTQPFSGTDFAGYEDFELTGFAPLETAGASDVSFWVGDNFKSDTNVPGFSDSVLGQVQAGLLFVPASLAAGPESLTVLKARLPKVRALMPVENPHHAIVEFLKRFACDGADGCNADGMNGAARIHPTAVVEGIVGKGCRIGPHCVVMAGAELGANCVLESSVTIYPHVKIGEDCIFQAGAVIGSRGFGFYEYQGKRRMIPHLAGVRIGDRCSFGANTVVAAGFLAPTSIGNDSHFDSMVEIAHNCKVGNHVFMASQSALAGSVTVGDGSEFAGAAKVADHITIGKNVRVAAKAGVTRNVPDGKTVSGFPALEIDLWRRCMVRLKQLGKK